Genomic window (Phragmites australis chromosome 21, lpPhrAust1.1, whole genome shotgun sequence):
AAATCTGATATTCTAGACTTCGAAGATGTGGGAATGAATGGGCAAGTCCACAGGAATGGCATCGATCTTGATCAGTTTGAAGACTATTTTGTGACACTGAGAGCATGGAGGCTGGATGGCCGCTGCACAGAGTTCTGTGTGAAGGCCCATGCCTTGAAGGGCCAATCATGTGTTCACCGCAGGCTGATTGTGGGGGACGGGTTTGTGACAATTACCAAAGGTGAAAGTATTAGAAGTTTCTTTGAGCATGCTGAAGAAGCCGAGGAAGAGGATGTAAGTGGCttctattttaaataattaatatcCAACATGATTAGAATATTTGTGATTAATATGCATTGTTCTGGGAATTCATATAGTTCTGATCCTTTGACAAACACATGAGCAGGAGGAGGATGCAATGGACAGAGACGGGAATGACCCTGATGGTGATGCTGCTCATCCACAGAAGCATGCAAAGAGCCCTGAACTTGCAAGAGAATTTCTCCTGGATGCTGCTGCAGTGATCTTCAAAGAACAGGTAATGTATGTCGTTGAATACACAGTAATTACTAACTGTTGAGGAAAGAGAACTCTTCCTATAGTGATATTATCTGTACAAAGATTAAAAGTTTATCTACTTTTTTATTCATAAGTGAATTAGGATTGGCATTGTATGCCTTCTCAATGTCATAGTATTACCTTAGATGTCTTCCTTTTTTTACGTCAACCTCTTGAAAGGAGGATTTCTTTGTGTAGCACACTGAATATCTGTTTTATTGATGTTATTTACTCTACAAGTAGTATTTATGTCTTGTTTAAATAACCAGCTCAACTGAGACATAAGAATCATTTAAGCAGTACatttaactattttttatgGGTATGTTATCACTTACCAGCATATTTGATGTATTTTAGTTCTACCAAAGACTATATGATCATTGTTATGAGCAGAACAATTGATTTACTGTTAGGAAATCAGATCAACTAGTCCAAAGCACTAATCTCCTACTAATTATTGGTGTGTTTACAGGTTGAGAAGGCTTTCAGAGAAGGCACAGCCCGGCAAAATGCGCATAGTGTTTTCGTGTCCCTTGCACTAAAACTGTTGGAAGAACGAGTTCATGTTGCCTGCAAGGAAATAATTACATTGGAAAAGCAGGTATGTATTTGTACCGTGATAGTAGatgtagaaaaataaaagaaatatctGTAATGTGGATTTGTCTTGCTTTCGCTAATGGATACTAAATTTGAGTTACTCTTGTAGACAAAGCTTcttgaggaagaagagagagaaaagcgcgaagaagaagagcgcagggagaggagaagagcaaaagagagagaaaagaagcaTAGAAGAAAAGAGAGGCTGAAGGGAAAGGACAGAGATAAGGAAAAAACACTAGTTCAATCAAAAGTTTCAGACGATATTTCACTATCGTCTCTGAGCAACTCAACAGTAGAAACTAATAATCAGTCACAAGATGTTCTAGACTCTAGCGAAGAGGAATATAATGCTGTGGTCAGGGAACATTACTCTCCTGATACCTCTGTGGATCAATCATCAAGCAAGGAAACTGATGAACAGAGCAATGAGCATGAATGCAATGCAACATCAGAATTTGTTCCCACAGATTGCAATGGCTCACTCTTATGTGAGGAGTCCAAATCATCAAGATTTAGAAGAGATTTCCCTCAAGAACAAGACCCCAGTTGTTGGAATGAAGATTGCCGGTATGACACTGGGGACACAGGAGATATTCAGCGGCAGTCAAGGGAAAGGACAATGAATCCCGCTAGAGGCTACAACACCGTATTCAGTGCAAATAACCGGGCAAGGGATCGGTACAACCCCTGCAGTTGTGGCAATCAGGAAGACTACAGATATTTTTCCACAACAGCTAGGCCAAGTAGGGAGATGAAGATGGCCAGGAAAACCGTGGTTGAGAAGCCCAGGTTGCAGTACCGCAGGTGCTATCCATTGGATAGCTTCATAGTGTCAAAAGGAGGCCGTGTTGGTGGTAACAAGAATGCAGGTCCAAAGAAAGTATGGGAGCCAATGGATTCTAGAAAGAAAGCGAGCTTAGGGAATGCAAATAATGCTGCTGTGTCAGCTGATGATGCTGATCGGTCCAGTGAAGTGGAATGCTCAAAGGATGTCAATGAATGTCAAAATCTTGAGACGGGGTGTGAACCACTTGCTGAGGTTTGTTCTAAGGGATCTGAGGAAGCTTGTAAGTCAGACACAGATCAGCCATGCAAAGAAAGTGAGAAGAATCAAGCTGCTTGCAATAGTGGACCTCATGTAGTGGACAACCCAGACTGCTGCTTGACTAAGGATGCTGGTCGGACGGCAAACTTAACCAGTTCGGGCAGCTCTTCATGCCTAAGTGAGGGAGACAGAGACAGCAGCATGAGCAGCATGACCTCACTGAGTGCTCAGAACGCTGAATCTTCATCGACATCTGATTCAGAAGAATCTTCTGAAAGGAACAATAGCAGCCCAGGTGATCCAGCAACAAAGAGTGCTTCCCGTTCATTACTTGAGATGTGTGCAGGAAATGGTTTCAGAGAATACCAACCGAAAAGCATTCACCCTCCTGATggcaatcagtttgggttcagTGTGGCCCCTTTCCAGGATCAGCTGTTGCATCACCAAAAGGTGCATGCACCACCGTATTCGCCAACATTCATGGGGTTCCACAATCATCCCTTGCCAGTTCCAACAAATGGATACATACCATATCCTCAGCCTGGCCACTTCTACCCTAGCCCTGTGGCCCCTGTTGGATATGGAGTAGCTGGGAACCAGTGTGTCGACTTCCCAATGCATTACAGCAATAATATCCATCCTTACTCAGGTCCTGAATTTGGTTTTATGCCTTCGCAGCCAATCCACAAGGCTCAGGTGAACTTTCATGCCGTACCACCAGCCCCGCTGTGTAGAAATGGGGCACCGGTGGTCATAACGCCAGACATGCAGCAGAGCCATGCCCTACCTCCTAAACTAAATCAGGCAGTGCCACAGAATGGCTGTGCAGAAGACAGCACCAAACAGAAAGATGATGACTGCACACCATTCTCCCTGTTCCAATTCAACCTACCAATAGCCCCTCCTGCCCTGGCAACATCCAAAGAAGAGCAGAGCGGCGGAGCATTGGCATCAAGGCCACCGCCGGTTGCACCAGCCCAGTCCTGCTCAAGGGAGGAGACAAACATCAAGGAGTATAACCTGTTCTCCGGGTGTAACGGAGTCGTATTTCCGTTCGAGTAGACAAGAAAGTCAGCAGCTATTCAATACAGCAATACTTGGCGAGTGATTTGTATTCCCCGAAAAACAGAATAAGTTAGGTCGAGGTTTTTACTGTGTTCCCCTCGAATATTTATTTCCCTTCTTTTGATTTGCTTTGCTTCCCCTGTGTGTATGGAAACCGGAAAGATAGTGAGTGGTATAGAGTCTGCAGTTTTGACATCTGAGTCGGTTAATCTGTTGATTTCTCCTCTCCTGTTGGTTTTGTGTTGTATGTATAATTGTTCCAGATGTTTGATGCCATCGATTGATTTGCAGCAACTGGGTGATGCTGTGACATGGGATAGCAGCTCCTAGTGGTCGAGTTTGGGTTGCAGCTTAGGCGCCGTTTAGATTGCAGGAATTTCACTTTCGGGAAACAAGTTTCATTTTTGTACAGGAATCTGGGATATTCCTATGTTCTACATGGAGGCCATAGTTTCGCAAAAAAAGTTTTATTCGTGGTTTTATTTAGTGATAGTTTTTCCTTGCTCACATGGCATCGATCGTACTGAAATGCCCTTCAAGTTGAGAATAGGTTTTGATTTCTTATTGGACTCTCATGGCATATAGTGTGACGAGGGTTTTGTAAAATCACCGTCAGAACCCTAGTCAGGCATGATTGCACTACGGATCATGAGAAAGAAAAACTAACTAGAAATCTCTACGTGTAGAATTTAAATATCATTCTATGTGTGAAGATTTCTAGTTAGTTTTCCTTCTTCATTCTGCACGGATCATAAGTTAGTTTTCTACGCGTGgaaatttgagaaaaaggaaAGCTGGGAACAAGACGAGGAAACTCTGGCAGCCCTGTCCCAAACTAGCCGCAGTGGAAGGTGGGCCCCACCCGGCAGTAAGAGGAGAGGAGAACGACGGTGAAAACCCAACGCGCGTGCTCCTAGTGAGTCCTGGTGCGAAGCGAAAATTCGAACCAGCCCGCCCGCTCGCCCGCCCCCCTCACTGCCAAAACAGAGAGTCACTGCCTGTGGGTCCGCAGCCTTCTGGACCCACTCGCCAGTGACCTTGCAGGCCCTCCGAAATTGGGGGTTCCCGCTCCCCCGACCCCAATCATTTTTTTGGGTTTTCGCTTTCCCACCTCCATCGGAATTGGATCTCTTCTCTAAAATCCCCCCTCCccaagcagagagagagagaggcagagCCGCAGAGCAGCCAATTCTTCCCTCCCCCCACCTCCTCTAGACGCCATGGCGCCGAGCTCCCCGTCCtccgccgcgcccgcgcgcgCCTCATCGCGGAAGCGAGCCGCCAAGGCGGCCAGGGACGACCAGATccagggggagggggaggcgcaggcgcaggcggaggaggaggaggaggaggaggtcgcggccTCCACCAAGCGCCGCCGCGGGAGGTCCTCAGCGAAGAAGCCCCCGCAGAAGAAGGCCAGACCGGCCAGGGCGGGGACGAGGAGAAAGGAGGCAGTGGAGGACGACGTGTGCGCCGAGGAGcccgacgaggaggagatggccatgggcgaggaggaggaggaggcgagggaggaggaggcggctgcggcggcgtcGCCGGAGAAGGCGGGGAGGAAGCGCGTAGCGCAGCCCCGCGTCACCAGCCGCGGCGCCGACCACGAGCCGGAGTTCCTCGGCGCGCCCGTCCCCGCGGCTGAGGCGCGGAGCAAGTGGCCCAAGAGATACGACCGCAACTCCGCCAGGAGGTACATCTCTCACTCTACTTCGGttctgatattttttcttgAGGTTCTCAACGAAGTGTGCCCGTTGGTTTCTGTTGTTATCACCGCAcaggccggaggaggaggaggacgtcaAGGCCAGGTGCCACTACCGCTCCGCCAAGGTGGACAACGTCGTCTACTGCCTCAACGACGACGTCTATGTCAAGGTCGCCACCGTGCCTTCTTTACTTACGGTGTTATCATTGTTGCTGATAAAACTCCACCTTTTTATTCTGCACAAAAGCACTGCCCTGCATTTTCGCCTTTGACTGTTCTAATGTAAATGGAATGCTCTAAATGttgctcttttttattttttttaaataactcCGAATCTTGCTTAACCTTGCGTTCAACTTGGATATGTCACTGCTTGATCCCATTGTGATCTTAAGGACTGTATGAAGTTTTCCATGTGGTATTTGGCTGGGTATGAGACGTAAGTGTAGTTTATCGCTTAGTTTCTAGCTTGATGGAAGTTCTTACTAGTTTAATTGAATGACAATGTTGCTTCCCCACTGAACTAAAATGCTGGTATATACATTTAATCTGCGGAAAATGCCCTGTTCTGCGTATCTTCCTCTGCTACTTCTCTAAATGTAAAAACTGAATGTTGTAGATGGTGCTGAACCTTGTGCTTGACGTGCATTTGTTAGTGCTTGCGCACCTCCAGTTGTGATCTTCAAGATTATATGAAGGTTTCCATGTGGTGTAGCTTCCCTTACATGTCTGATTCCTTTTTGCCAATCATAGGCTGGAGAAGGTGAGGCTGATTACATCGGCCGCATAACTGAATTCTTTGAGGGAACAGACCGCCGTAGTTATTTCACTTGCCAATGGTTCTTCCGTGCAGAGGACACGGTGCGTACTGACTATTGAGCATTGGGTTATTTTGGTTTATGTGAAAATCAGCATAGAACTGAGCGCTATCTTTGCAGGTAATCAATGCCCTGGTGTCCATAAATGTCGATGAGCATAAGCATGACCCTAAACGTGTTTTCCTTTCTGAGGAAAAGAATGACAATGTACTTGATTGCATCATTTCAAAGGTTAAGATAGTCCATGTTGATCCAAATGTAAGTTTTCCTGTTCAGAACTGTTATCTTGGTTATGCATATAATGTTTATCAGTAATTCAACATTTCATGTTTCTCACTGCAATTTTTTGTTCGCTTTAGATGGATCCAAAAGCCAAGGCTCAGCTGATACAAGACTGTGACCTGTACTATGACATGTCTTACTCCGTTGCATATTCTACATTTGCTAATATCTCATCAGGTAATTACTCCTGCAGCTTCCTTTTCTGGTTGACTAGTTGAATGCAAATTACTTGTTTTGTCAACTTAGTGCTACAATTTTCCTTAATAAGAATTTTCTGTTATGTGCACTGCTACAACATTATATATGATATAAAACTGGTCCAAAAAACCTATTGTGACAAACATATCAAATGTGTGTGTTTTTAGCATAAACACTAACTCTTGTATTTCTCCCAACTAGAAAATGGGGCTTcaggcagtgaaactacttctGGTATTTCTTCTGATGATGTGCATTTGGAGACGCCATCTGGTATGCCAGAGAGAACAGCAACCCTTCTTGATCTATATTCTGGCTGTGGGGGCATGTCAACAGGTCTCTGCTTGGGTGCAGCACTTGCAGGCCTGAAACTAGAAACGGTAATTTTCTACCTTGCCATTTGTTGGTGGGAATACGTCCATGATCTCAGCACTAATTCTATTTTTGGCTCTTGTTGCAGCGATGGGCAGTTGACCTTAACAGCTATGCATGTGAAAGTCTGAAGTACAACCATCCACAGACTGAGGTATGGCTCTAAACTGCATCTTGGATTCCCTTTGTTCTGTACAGCTGCTGCTACAAAGTGTCTCTGGATCTTTAAATGCAGGTGCGGAATGAGAAAGCCGATGAGTTTCTTGCTCTCCTTAGGGAATGGGCAGTCTTATGTGACAAATATGTCAATGAAGATGTGGGTTCGGATTTAGCAGGATCAGTTGATGAAAAGGATGATGGCAGCCTTCCGGAACTTGACGAGGATGAGTTTGTAGTAGAGAAGCTAATCGGAATATGTTATGGTGGCAGCGGCAGGGAAAATGGCCTCCATTTTAAGGTACTTTTGTGTTGTTTCTTCAAGTAGTCTGTCTGTTTAGGTTCCTCAAAAGGGGGCTTTGTTTGGAATGTTGGAAGATTCATAGCATTTCCGAGAAAAGTAGTTCAATTATTGAATTACTATCGGGATCTGGAAAAATTCCAGCAATCTGAACGAGGTGTCTTTCTGTATGGTTTGCTGTAATACTAGATTTTTTGCAGGTCCAGTGGCAAGGTTATGGTCCCGAAGAGGATACATGGGAGCCCATTGATAACCTCAGGTTAGTTTATCATATGCTTGTTGCCTGGTATATCTATTTGCACTCCTAATCCTTTTTTCATAAACCAGTGACTGCCCATTGAAAATTAGAGAATTTGTACAAGAAGGATATAGGAAAAGAATTTTGCCACTGCCTGTGAGTATTTATACGCTTTTGGTTGTTCTGTGTGTTTAACTCCACTTTTATTTGGTGATTATATCCACCTGCTTCTCCTATTTTGAAGGGTGATGTTGATGTCATTTGTGGAGGCCCACCATGTCAAGGAATCAGTGGATTCAATCGGTTCAGAAACCGTGATGAGCCGCTTAAAGATGAGAAAAACAAGCAAATGGTGACATTCATGGATAttgtggcttacttgaagccaaaGTATGTTCTAATGGAAAATGTCGTAGACATAATTAAATTTGCTGATGGCTACCTAGGAAGATATGCTTTGAGCTCCTTAGTGGCTATGAATTACCAAGCACGGCTTGGAATGATGGTTGCGGGCTGTTATGGTCTGCCACAGTTCAGGATGCGTGTTTTCCTTTGGGGTGCTCTTCCTTCCATGGTCTGTTCCGTTTCTTGCTGCTTTATATATTTGCTAGAGTTATTGCCCTGTTGACTGCTGAGTAATTGGGTGTATTTGACGATGTAGGTGCTCCCTAAGTATCCTCTCCCCACATATGATGTTGTTGTACGTGGAGGAGGCCCTAGCGCTTTCTCGGTAAGTGCAATCATTGCTTTGAAACCCTTTGCAAATTGTATGACCTGCTGACCACTGAATTTTGTTTGCAGGAATCTATTGTTGCATATGATGAAACTCAAAAACCATCGTTGAAGAAAGCTTTGCTTCTTGGTGACGCAATCTCAGATTTACCAAAGGCAAGTGTTTCCTTGAGTTCACACATTTCCAATGTCCATCAGTGTTACCGTGACATGtgtccgattttttttttttgtgtgtctGTGGTGTCTACACGTAGCCACGAGTCAACTTGCGTTCGATGCGGTGTGACACACGTCCGATGTGTTGTGGCCGTGTTCAAGGCTGCTCACAGCCTAGAGCCCATAACAATGGTGATAGAGGAGAGGGGGGAGGTGGTGGACCTGGAACATTGGAGAAGCCATGCTGAGCACGGAGCATGTTGTTGCGCATGTTGCCCATCCCCTTTCAT
Coding sequences:
- the LOC133903072 gene encoding uncharacterized protein LOC133903072 produces the protein MVAEAPPSSAIWSRRRDDITFDRLHKFWSALSPHARNALLRLDKQTLIEHARKNLYCSRCNGLLLESFTQIVMYGKSLHQEGSGEPRIQEVEADEIQDPSVHPWGGLSTTKDGILTLLDCFINAKSIHVIQNVFDNARAREREREMLYPDACGGGGRGWISPVIPNYGRGHGTRDTCALHTARLSCDTLVDFWSALSEETRSSLLRMKEEDFIERLMHRFDSKRFCRDCRRNVIREFKELKELKRMRKEPRCTSWFCVADTAFKCEVFEDAVVVDWQQSLLEQDGSYHHFEWAVGTDEGKSDILDFEDVGMNGQVHRNGIDLDQFEDYFVTLRAWRLDGRCTEFCVKAHALKGQSCVHRRLIVGDGFVTITKGESIRSFFEHAEEAEEEDEEDAMDRDGNDPDGDAAHPQKHAKSPELAREFLLDAAAVIFKEQVEKAFREGTARQNAHSVFVSLALKLLEERVHVACKEIITLEKQTKLLEEEEREKREEEERRERRRAKEREKKHRRKERLKGKDRDKEKTLVQSKVSDDISLSSLSNSTVETNNQSQDVLDSSEEEYNAVVREHYSPDTSVDQSSSKETDEQSNEHECNATSEFVPTDCNGSLLCEESKSSRFRRDFPQEQDPSCWNEDCRYDTGDTGDIQRQSRERTMNPARGYNTVFSANNRARDRYNPCSCGNQEDYRYFSTTARPSREMKMARKTVVEKPRLQYRRCYPLDSFIVSKGGRVGGNKNAGPKKVWEPMDSRKKASLGNANNAAVSADDADRSSEVECSKDVNECQNLETGCEPLAEVCSKGSEEACKSDTDQPCKESEKNQAACNSGPHVVDNPDCCLTKDAGRTANLTSSGSSSCLSEGDRDSSMSSMTSLSAQNAESSSTSDSEESSERNNSSPGDPATKSASRSLLEMCAGNGFREYQPKSIHPPDGNQFGFSVAPFQDQLLHHQKVHAPPYSPTFMGFHNHPLPVPTNGYIPYPQPGHFYPSPVAPVGYGVAGNQCVDFPMHYSNNIHPYSGPEFGFMPSQPIHKAQVNFHAVPPAPLCRNGAPVVITPDMQQSHALPPKLNQAVPQNGCAEDSTKQKDDDCTPFSLFQFNLPIAPPALATSKEEQSGGALASRPPPVAPAQSCSREETNIKEYNLFSGCNGVVFPFE
- the LOC133903079 gene encoding DNA (cytosine-5)-methyltransferase 3-like; the protein is MAPSSPSSAAPARASSRKRAAKAARDDQIQGEGEAQAQAEEEEEEEVAASTKRRRGRSSAKKPPQKKARPARAGTRRKEAVEDDVCAEEPDEEEMAMGEEEEEAREEEAAAAASPEKAGRKRVAQPRVTSRGADHEPEFLGAPVPAAEARSKWPKRYDRNSARRPEEEEDVKARCHYRSAKVDNVVYCLNDDVYVKAGEGEADYIGRITEFFEGTDRRSYFTCQWFFRAEDTVINALVSINVDEHKHDPKRVFLSEEKNDNVLDCIISKVKIVHVDPNMDPKAKAQLIQDCDLYYDMSYSVAYSTFANISSENGASGSETTSGISSDDVHLETPSGMPERTATLLDLYSGCGGMSTGLCLGAALAGLKLETRWAVDLNSYACESLKYNHPQTEVRNEKADEFLALLREWAVLCDKYVNEDVGSDLAGSVDEKDDGSLPELDEDEFVVEKLIGICYGGSGRENGLHFKVQWQGYGPEEDTWEPIDNLSDCPLKIREFVQEGYRKRILPLPGDVDVICGGPPCQGISGFNRFRNRDEPLKDEKNKQMVTFMDIVAYLKPKYVLMENVVDIIKFADGYLGRYALSSLVAMNYQARLGMMVAGCYGLPQFRMRVFLWGALPSMVLPKYPLPTYDVVVRGGGPSAFSESIVAYDETQKPSLKKALLLGDAISDLPKVENHQPNDIMEYSASPKTEFQRYIRLSRKGMLDYSFGGEAGPDEGKLLDHQPLRLNNDDYQRVQQIPVKKGANFRDLKGVKVGANNVVEWDPEVERVYLSSGKPLVPDYAMSFIKGKSSKPFGRLWWDETVPTVVTRAEPHNQIILHPEQARVLTVRENARLQGFPDYYRLFGPIKEKYIQVGNAVAVPVARALGYCLGQAYLGESEGSHPLYKLPESFTLVGQPVAPARASSVSTPAGEVVEQ